AGAAACAAGGGACCTAGGTAAGATAAAATCATTTGGATCCTTGCCATCGAAAACTGATATTTTTTCAGTTAAGACTAGCTCATCGTTAAAATAGGCATGTGAACGATCAATAATAATCCCCGATAACATAATCATACCATCTATTAAATCTGGACGATGTCTTAGTATCGTTGAGATTATTTCAGTACCTTGCGAAAAACCTAATAAAATGATACGTTGATACGAATTCTTTTGCTGCTGTAACCAATCAATTAGCTCTTCAGAAACTTCAATAACTTTTTCCATTGTAAAATTTGGTGAATCAATTAAAGGAAACCAATAATGAGAATGTTGGCTAGTTGAAAATGGAGCCTGAAGGGATACGTAAGTGATATTTTCTTGGGGTAAATAAGTGACTAAGTTATCAAAATATCTTTCATTTTGGCTGTATCCATGGAACATAACTACTAAATGAGGCTTATCTTTGTCTGTGTAATAATGTTTATGCATGCTGTGATACCCCCTTTGTTTGCGATGGTTCATTCTATAAATTTCTGATTATTTTTTCACTTGGTAACGAAGCCAAACACTTCCATCATCGAGTACTTGGGAAGCTTCAAGATTGAATGCAACAGGTGTCGGTTTATTGTACTTTTCATTATAGGCAAATAAAGGTTGTGAATTAGCATCCCCATCCGCGATAGGTGTAATAACTAAACTCACTTCATCCACTAAGCCCTCTGTCATGAATGACCAGTTAATTCCACCACCACCATTTACCATTAATTCCGGCATATCAAAGTATGCTTTGATTTTTTCTAAAGCAACCGCCAAATCAACCCGCTCTTCCCCTGCAATAATATAAGAGATATTTTTACGACGAAGCATATCTTTGAATGGGGCGCTCGTTTTCTCAGTGATAAGCTCAACTACATGCGCTTCTGTCTCAAAGTATTTAAAGGTGTTCTTCTCCCAGCCTAAGCGCCCTAATCCATCTAAGGTAAAATAGTACATAGCTGCATCATCAACCGCAATAAAATCCCCTTCGGGAACTTCGGTGACCGTCTCATCTAATTCCGGTTTTTTATAGCCGGTAATAATAGCAGATGTTTCAGTTCCACATAACCAACCTTTATGTTGATTGTAATAAGCATTTTCGCCTAAAAACAAATTATAGTATTCTCGTTGTGATTTATGACTTTCCTCTGTTTGTAG
This window of the Fundicoccus culcitae genome carries:
- a CDS encoding alpha/beta hydrolase; translation: MHKHYYTDKDKPHLVVMFHGYSQNERYFDNLVTYLPQENITYVSLQAPFSTSQHSHYWFPLIDSPNFTMEKVIEVSEELIDWLQQQKNSYQRIILLGFSQGTEIISTILRHRPDLIDGMIMLSGIIIDRSHAYFNDELVLTEKISVFDGKDPNDFILPRSLVSYTNQWLKKYTDVTIKQYQGMGHQISDDEARDVAYFLKEITGQTEKV
- a CDS encoding dihydrofolate reductase family protein, which produces MNRPKIITHMHIAIDGKINGPHLQTEESHKSQREYYNLFLGENAYYNQHKGWLCGTETSAIITGYKKPELDETVTEVPEGDFIAVDDAAMYYFTLDGLGRLGWEKNTFKYFETEAHVVELITEKTSAPFKDMLRRKNISYIIAGEERVDLAVALEKIKAYFDMPELMVNGGGGINWSFMTEGLVDEVSLVITPIADGDANSQPLFAYNEKYNKPTPVAFNLEASQVLDDGSVWLRYQVKK